Proteins encoded together in one Spodoptera frugiperda isolate SF20-4 chromosome 15, AGI-APGP_CSIRO_Sfru_2.0, whole genome shotgun sequence window:
- the LOC118278166 gene encoding myrosinase 1 isoform X1, giving the protein MAMLTWTIIGLLALCHSSIAYTKFPPGFTFGVATASHQIEGAWNVNGKSENVWDRLSHTRPEMIADGTNGDIACDSYNRYLEDVEELEYLGVDFYRFSLSWARILPTGRVDQINPDGIRYYNDLLDALAAKNIEPLVTLFHWDLPQTLQDLGGWANPKMVDYFRDYSDVCFREFGAKIKSWITFNEPYEICEDAYGDEKKAPAVNSHGVGNYLCSDNLLKAHAESYHLYNETYRPVQNGRIMISINSIWYEPSDPSNAEQVVLAEVANQFKFGWFAHPIFTVEGGYPAVMVENVARQSAAEGLPKSRLEQFDDYWIQRIKGTSDFLGINHYTTHLVTGPGVDPTAKSPSWLKDIGAVTTMEVGGDSASEWLRVVPTGFANLLRWCKSSYNDPPIYITENGFSDLGTLLDYDRIKYFNDYLSEILNVIYDDGVNVLGYTAWTLMDNFEWRAGFSERFGFYYVNITDPERPRTKKLSADYYRDLIANRELPQDERYKITTTPRSEL; this is encoded by the exons ATGGCGATGCTGACTTGGACCATTATTGGGCTGCTGGCGCTCTGCCACTC GAGTATAGCTTACACCAAATTCCCTCCTGGGTTCACGTTTGGCGTAGCGACAGCTTCCCATCAGATTGAAGGTGCCTGGAATGTCAATG GCAAATCCGAAAATGTTTGGGACCGTCTGTCTCACACGCGTCCCGAGATGATCGCTGATGGTACCAACGGTGACATTGCCTGCGACTCCTACAACCGCTATCTGGAGGATGTAGAGGAACTGGAATATCTTGGAGTTGACTTTTACCGGTTCTCTCTGTCTTGGGCACGTATCTTGCCCACTGGCCGCGTAGATCAAATCAACCCTGATGGAATCCGCTACTATAACGATCTCCTTGACGCTTTGGCTGCGAAGAACATCGAACCTCTC GTGACCCTGTTCCATTGGGACCTGCCCCAAACTCTGCAAGATCTTGGCGGCTGGGCGAACCCTAAAATGGTTGACTACTTCCGTGACTACTCTGACGTGTGCTTCAGAGAGTTCGGAGCCAAAATCAAGTCTTGGATCACGTTCAACGAGCCTTATGAGATCTGCGAGGATGCTTACGGTGATGAGAAGAAGGCTCCAGCTGTGAACAGCCACGGTGTTGGTAACTACCTGTGCAGTGACAACCTGCTGAAGGCTCACGCCGAGTCCTACCACTTGTACAACGAGACCTACCGCCCAGTCCAGAACGGAAGGATCATGATTTCCATCAACTCCATCTGGTATGAGCCCAGTGACCCTTCCAACGCCGAACAGGTTGTTCTTGCCGAAGTAGCCAATCAGTTCAAA TTTGGTTGGTTCGCGCACCCTATTTTCACCGTTGAAGGAGGATACCCTGCAGTGATGGTTGAAAACGTGGCTCGTCAGAGCGCAGCTGAGGGTCTTCCCAAATCGCGTCTAGAGCAGTTTGACGACTACTGGATTCAGAGGATCAAGGGTACATCCGACTTCCTTGGTATCAACCACTACACCACACATTTGGTCACTGGACCCGGAGTCGACCCCACCGCTAAGTCACCATCTTGGTTGAAAGACATCGGCGCAGTTACCACCATGGAAGTCGGTGGTGATTCTGCTTCAGAGTGGCTTAgg GTAGTGCCAACTGGCTTCGCCAACCTGCTCCGTTGGTGCAAGAGCTCATACAACGACCCACCGATCTACATCACAGAGAACGGTTTCTCAGACTTGGGTACCTTGCTGGACTACGACCGTATCAAGTATTTCAAT GATTACTTGAGCGAGATCCTGAACGTGATCTACGATGACGGCGTCAATGTGCTCGGCTACACCGCCTGGACCCTCATGGACAACTTCGAATGGAGGGCTGGATTCTC CGAGCGTTTCGGCTTTTACTATGTAAACATTACTGACCCCGAACGCCCGCGCACCAAGAAACTCTCAGCCGACTACTACCGCGACCTGATCGCTAACCGAGAGCTACCTCAGGACGAGCGCTACAAG ATTACGACAACACCAAGAAGTGAGTTGTAA
- the LOC118278166 gene encoding myrosinase 1 isoform X2, with translation MAMLTWTIIGLLALCHSSIAYTKFPPGFTFGVATASHQIEGAWNVNGKSENVWDRLSHTRPEMIADGTNGDIACDSYNRYLEDVEELEYLGVDFYRFSLSWARILPTGRVDQINPDGIRYYNDLLDALAAKNIEPLVTLFHWDLPQTLQDLGGWANPKMVDYFRDYSDVCFREFGAKIKSWITFNEPYEICEDAYGDEKKAPAVNSHGVGNYLCSDNLLKAHAESYHLYNETYRPVQNGRIMISINSIWYEPSDPSNAEQVVLAEVANQFKFGWFAHPIFTVEGGYPAVMVENVARQSAAEGLPKSRLEQFDDYWIQRIKGTSDFLGINHYTTHLVTGPGVDPTAKSPSWLKDIGAVTTMEVGGDSASEWLRVVPTGFANLLRWCKSSYNDPPIYITENGFSDLGTLLDYDRIKYFNDYLSEILNVIYDDGVNVLGYTAWTLMDNFEWRAGFSERFGFYYVNITDPERPRTKKLSADYYRDLIANRELPQDERYKISQK, from the exons ATGGCGATGCTGACTTGGACCATTATTGGGCTGCTGGCGCTCTGCCACTC GAGTATAGCTTACACCAAATTCCCTCCTGGGTTCACGTTTGGCGTAGCGACAGCTTCCCATCAGATTGAAGGTGCCTGGAATGTCAATG GCAAATCCGAAAATGTTTGGGACCGTCTGTCTCACACGCGTCCCGAGATGATCGCTGATGGTACCAACGGTGACATTGCCTGCGACTCCTACAACCGCTATCTGGAGGATGTAGAGGAACTGGAATATCTTGGAGTTGACTTTTACCGGTTCTCTCTGTCTTGGGCACGTATCTTGCCCACTGGCCGCGTAGATCAAATCAACCCTGATGGAATCCGCTACTATAACGATCTCCTTGACGCTTTGGCTGCGAAGAACATCGAACCTCTC GTGACCCTGTTCCATTGGGACCTGCCCCAAACTCTGCAAGATCTTGGCGGCTGGGCGAACCCTAAAATGGTTGACTACTTCCGTGACTACTCTGACGTGTGCTTCAGAGAGTTCGGAGCCAAAATCAAGTCTTGGATCACGTTCAACGAGCCTTATGAGATCTGCGAGGATGCTTACGGTGATGAGAAGAAGGCTCCAGCTGTGAACAGCCACGGTGTTGGTAACTACCTGTGCAGTGACAACCTGCTGAAGGCTCACGCCGAGTCCTACCACTTGTACAACGAGACCTACCGCCCAGTCCAGAACGGAAGGATCATGATTTCCATCAACTCCATCTGGTATGAGCCCAGTGACCCTTCCAACGCCGAACAGGTTGTTCTTGCCGAAGTAGCCAATCAGTTCAAA TTTGGTTGGTTCGCGCACCCTATTTTCACCGTTGAAGGAGGATACCCTGCAGTGATGGTTGAAAACGTGGCTCGTCAGAGCGCAGCTGAGGGTCTTCCCAAATCGCGTCTAGAGCAGTTTGACGACTACTGGATTCAGAGGATCAAGGGTACATCCGACTTCCTTGGTATCAACCACTACACCACACATTTGGTCACTGGACCCGGAGTCGACCCCACCGCTAAGTCACCATCTTGGTTGAAAGACATCGGCGCAGTTACCACCATGGAAGTCGGTGGTGATTCTGCTTCAGAGTGGCTTAgg GTAGTGCCAACTGGCTTCGCCAACCTGCTCCGTTGGTGCAAGAGCTCATACAACGACCCACCGATCTACATCACAGAGAACGGTTTCTCAGACTTGGGTACCTTGCTGGACTACGACCGTATCAAGTATTTCAAT GATTACTTGAGCGAGATCCTGAACGTGATCTACGATGACGGCGTCAATGTGCTCGGCTACACCGCCTGGACCCTCATGGACAACTTCGAATGGAGGGCTGGATTCTC CGAGCGTTTCGGCTTTTACTATGTAAACATTACTGACCCCGAACGCCCGCGCACCAAGAAACTCTCAGCCGACTACTACCGCGACCTGATCGCTAACCGAGAGCTACCTCAGGACGAGCGCTACAAG ATATCACAAAAGTGA
- the LOC118278199 gene encoding uncharacterized protein LOC118278199 isoform X1, translating into MKPYRRSNKVFMVEQLRSASRLGRVRVLAREFASDVQSLWRYGAPFPTFLKLIGTLILCLLVVMPLIYPVFVVVISYFTCESLFLSWWLDQPGRFLPMPIARRTISAGFRPTSPPDVWKVREVLTRGFLLTHSLATSVDYLCVMQGLLDEA; encoded by the exons ATGAAACCATATCGCCGatcaaataaagtttttatggTCGAA CAGCTGCGCTCGGCGTCAAGGCTGGGTCGTGTACGCGTGCTTGCGCGGGAGTTCGCGAGCGACGTGCAGTCCCTCTGGCGGTACGGAGCGCCGTTCCCCACGTTCCTGAAACTCATCGGCACACTGATTCTCTGTCTCCTCGTCGTGATGCCACTCATCTACCCGGTATTTGTCGTCGTCATCTCGTACTTCACGTGCGAAAGCTTATTTCTGAG CTGGTGGTTGGACCAGCCGGGGAGGTTCCTACCGATGCCGATCGCGCGCAGAACTATCTCAGCTGGGTTCCGGCCGACCAGCCCACCAGACGTATGGAAAGTGCGTGAGGTGCTCACTCGCGGCTTCCTGCTCACACACTCCTTGGCCACCTCTGTCGACTACCTTTGCGTCATGCAAGGTCTCCTCGATGAAGCCTAA
- the LOC118278199 gene encoding uncharacterized protein LOC118278199 isoform X2 has translation MKPYRRSNKVFMVELRSASRLGRVRVLAREFASDVQSLWRYGAPFPTFLKLIGTLILCLLVVMPLIYPVFVVVISYFTCESLFLSWWLDQPGRFLPMPIARRTISAGFRPTSPPDVWKVREVLTRGFLLTHSLATSVDYLCVMQGLLDEA, from the exons ATGAAACCATATCGCCGatcaaataaagtttttatggTCGAA CTGCGCTCGGCGTCAAGGCTGGGTCGTGTACGCGTGCTTGCGCGGGAGTTCGCGAGCGACGTGCAGTCCCTCTGGCGGTACGGAGCGCCGTTCCCCACGTTCCTGAAACTCATCGGCACACTGATTCTCTGTCTCCTCGTCGTGATGCCACTCATCTACCCGGTATTTGTCGTCGTCATCTCGTACTTCACGTGCGAAAGCTTATTTCTGAG CTGGTGGTTGGACCAGCCGGGGAGGTTCCTACCGATGCCGATCGCGCGCAGAACTATCTCAGCTGGGTTCCGGCCGACCAGCCCACCAGACGTATGGAAAGTGCGTGAGGTGCTCACTCGCGGCTTCCTGCTCACACACTCCTTGGCCACCTCTGTCGACTACCTTTGCGTCATGCAAGGTCTCCTCGATGAAGCCTAA
- the LOC118270597 gene encoding cytochrome P450 4C1-like has translation MFAYLVVAVIFLCILHILLNYNRKARLIRKLPGPRDDFIIGNGFTVIRSPVETMKLRREFCTEFDGIFRVWVCPMGAIFVYNPEDIEILMSGMKFGEKSFIYNFLKNWLGDGLLVSNGAKWQTRRKILTPAFHFNILKQFCEIIDENSERFLEALNQTAGKPIDVVPVLSEFTLNSICETAMGTQLTDDNSAARSYKQAIYDLGCLIFQRFVRVYLYPEFIFKLSPMGRKENRYLKVVHSFTENVIEQRREYIEKNGINFNEQIEADDDDSYVYKKKKKTAMLDLLLSAQKEGHIDKSGVQEEVDTFMFEGHDTTASGLTFCFMLIANHKEIQDKIIQELDDIFGNEDRPIKMEDLAKMKYLECCIKESLRLYPPVHFISRNINEDTVLSNYKIPAGAYCHILISDLHLRPDLFKNPTVFDPDRFLPENSVGRHPYSYIPFSAGPRNCIGQKFAMMEMKIAVARVLRKFYLSPVTRPCDITFTADLVLRNDGPVLVNFVKRDS, from the exons ATGTTCGCGTATTTAGTGGTAGCTGTTATATTTCTGTGCATTCTCCACATTTTGCTCAACTACAACAGAAAGGCTCGATTGATAAGGAAATTACCCGGGCCTAGAGATGACTTCATCATTGGCAATGGATTTACTGTTATACGTTCTCCAG TTGAGACCATGAAATTAAGAAGAGAATTCTGCACAGAATTTGATGGAATCTTTAGAGTATGGGTTTGCCCCATGGGAGCGATTTTCGTATACAATCCTGAGGATATTGAG atactcATGTCGGGCATGAAATTTGGTGAAAAAAGTTTCATCTATAATTTCTTGAAAAATTGGCTGGGAGATGGTTTGCTCGTCAGTAACG GTGCAAAATGGCAGACACGCAGGAAGATCCTGACTCCTGCTTTCCACTTCAATATACTGAAGCAGTTCTGTGAGATAATAGATGAGAACAGCGAGAGGTTCCTGGAAGCGCTGAACCAGACTGCGGGGAAGCCCATCGATGTGGTGCCTGTACTCTCGGAGTTTACCCTCAACTCCATCTGTG AAACTGCAATGGGCACTCAATTAACCGACGACAACAGTGCTGCCAGATCGTACAAACAAGCTATTTACGATTTAGGATGTTTAATTTTTCAAAGATTCGTCAGAGTATATCTGTATCCAgagtttattttcaaactatCACCAATGGGACGGAAGGAAAATAGATATTTGAAAGTTGTGCACAGTTTTACTGAGAATGTCATAGAACAAAGGAGAGAATACATCGAGAAGAATGGCATCAACTTTAATGAACAAATTGAGGCTGACGATGATGACTCGTATGTTtataagaaaaagaagaaaactgCAATGTTAGACTTACTTCTGTCCGCTCAGAAAGAAGGACATATTGACAAGAGCGGTGTGCAAGAAGAAGTGGACACTTTTATGTTTGAG GGCCACGACACTACTGCTAGCGGtctgacattttgttttatgttaatcgCTAATCATAAGGAGATTCAG GATAAAATTATCCAAGAGCTAGATGATATATTCGGTAACGAGGACCGACCTATTAAGATGGAAGATTTAGCGAAGATGAAGTATTTAGAATGTTGCATCAAGGAGTCCTTGCGACTTTATCCACCAGTGCACTTCATAAGCCGCAATATAAACGAAGATACAGTTCTAA GTAATTACAAGATACCAGCAGGAGCATATTGTCACATCTTGATCTCGGACTTGCACTTGAGACCCGACTTGTTCAAGAACCCGACAGTGTTCGACCCTGACAGGTTCTTACCAGAGAACAGTGTCGGCAGACATCCATACTCATATATTCCTTTCAGCGCTGGACCTAGGAATTGTATAG GTCAAAAGTTTGCGATGATGGAGATGAAGATAGCGGTCGCGAGGGTGCTGAGGAAGTTCTACCTGTCTCCCGTCACGCGACCCTGCGACATCACGTTCACTGCTGACTTGGTACTCAGGAACGACGGTCCAGTGCTCGTCAATTTTGTTAAACGAGATTCATAA